GCTTCTCCAGCGCCGCGAGGGTGCGCAGGTAGGCCACGCCGCCGCCGGGGACGATGCCCTCCTCCACGGCCGCGCGGGTCGCGTGCAGGGCGTCCTCGACGCGCGCCTTCTTCTCCTTCATCTCCGTCTCGGTCGCCGCGCCCACGTGGATGACCGCCACGCCGCCGGCCAGCTTCGCCAGCCGCTCCTGCAGCTTCTCGCGGTCGTAGTCGCTCGTGGTCGTCTCCGTCTGCGAGCGGATGAGCTTGATGCGGCCCTCGATCTCCTCGCGCTTGCCCGCGCCGTCGACGATCGTGGTGTTGTCCTTGTCGATGGTGATGCGCTTGGCGCGGCCCAGATCGTTGAGCGACAGGGCGTCATACTTGTGGCCCAGCTCCTCGCTCACCACCGTGCCGCCCGTGAGGGTGGCGATGTCCTTGAGCAGCTCCTTGCGACGGTCACCGAAGCCCGGCGCCTTCACCGCCGCCACGTTGAGCACGCCGCGGATCTTGTTCACCACCAGCGTGGCCAGCGCCTCGCCCTCCACGTCCTCGGCGATGATGAGCAAGGGCTTACCCGAGCGCGCCACCTGCTCGAGGATGGGGATCATGTCCTGCATCGACGAGACCTTCTTCTCGCTGATGAGGATGTAGGCGTCGTCGAGCACCGTCTCCATGCGCTCGCGGTTGGTCACGAAGTAGGGCGAGAGGTAGCCGCGGTCGAACTGCATGCCCTCGACGACGTCCAGGGTGGTCTCCAGGCCCTTGGCCTCCTCCACCGTGATGACGCCCTCCTTGCCCACCTTCTCCATGGCGTCGGCGATGATGTTGCCGATCGTCTCGTCGCCGTTGGCGGAGATGGTGCCCACCTGGGCGATGGCCTTCTTGTCGGCGGTGCTCTTGGAGAGCTTCTTCAGCTCCGCCACCACCACCTCGACCGCCTTGTCGATGCCGCGCTTGAGGTCCATCGGGCTGTGGCCGGCGGCCACCAGCTTCAGGCCCTCCTCATAGATGGCGCGCGCGAGCACCGTCGCCGTCGTGGTGCCGTCACCCGCCTTGTCACTGGTCTTGGAGGCCACCTCCTTGACCATCTGGGCGCCCATGTTCTCGAACTTGTTCTCGAGATCGATCTCCTTGGCGACCGTCACACCGTCCTTGGTCACCGTGGGCGAGCCGAACGACTTCTCGATGACCACGTTGCGGCCCTTGGGGCCGAGCGTCACCGCCACCGCGTCCGAGAGGATCCGCACACCGCGCAGAATCGCCTCGCGCGCCGACTGGTGGAAGAAAATCTCCTTCGCTGCCATCGTTAACCTCCTGAAAAGATTGAAGAATGTACGTCGGGGCCAGGAGCCCTTGAGTTAGCACTCGGCCCAGGCGAGCGCCAAAATAAGAGACGGTCCGGGCTTGTCAACACGGAACGGTTGGCATGTGGGGGAGCGGACGGCCGGCGGGACGCACGGGCGCCCCAGGCGCTACTCGGCGAAGCGCACCAGGTTGAGCAGCTGGTTGAAGTCCAGGGGCTTCTCCAGGGTCATCGCCACGCCCTTGCGCAGGCCCTTGTCCTGCACGTTGCCGTCGGCGTTGCCCGTCATGAGGATGACGGAGGTGCCCTGGTGCCGGGGGTCCGCCTTGAGCATCCCGGTGAACTGGATGCCGTCCATGTGGGGCATCCGGTAGTCACTGATGATGAGCCCCACGTCATGGCGCTCGAGGATGTCCAGGGCCTGCAGGGCATCGGACGCGGAATAGACGGTGTACCCGTGCTTCTCGAGGAAGCGCGAGAGCAGGGTGCACAGCTCGACATCATCATCCACGACCAGAATGTTCACGGACCCTTATGAGCGGTGTGCGGAGGGGGCGGAAGGTAACAGCCGAGAGCTACGTTGACAACGCGCGGAAGGGATTCGTATGTCGCCGAGCATGGGGAAGCGGACGTCGAAGCGGGCGCCGGCGGATTGGGAGGCCCGGCTCGAGGGGGTGGCGGCGGCCTTCGACCGGGGCGCCCACCAGGAGGCCCTGGCCGGAGCGGACGCGCTGCTGGCCGAGGACGACTCCCTGGCCGAGGCCCTGCACTGGCGCGCGGCGGCCCTCACCGAGCTGGGACGGCTCGACGAGGCCCTGGAGACCTACTCGCGCGCCGTGAAGGTCGCCCCGGATGACCTGGAGCTGCTGCTGTCGGCCACTGAATGCCTGGTGGGTCGGGTGGGAGACGATCGCGAGGCGGTGGAGGACGGGCTGGCCCTGTGCGCCCGCGGACGCAAGCTCGCCCAGCGCGCCGGGGACGTCGAGCTGCTCTTCGAGTTCCTCTTGTGGGAGGGCATTGGACTCAATCAGGTAGGGGAATGTGCGCGAGCCCTGACGAGCCTGGAGGCGGCGCTCGGGCATGTGCCGCGCTCGGTGGAGGCGAGGCTGGAGCGGGCCATTGCCCTGTTCGAGTTGTGCCGCTTCGGCGAGGCGGAGGCGGCGCTCGAGGAGCTCCTGGGCGATGCCCCGGACGAGCCATGGGCCCACCACTACCTGGGGCTGCTGGCGGAGCGGCGGGGAGATGGGAAGGCGGCGCTCGGGCACTTCACGAGGGCGCGCGCCCTCGCGCCCGAGGAGTTCCCGCCCCCGGTGGAGTTGGGGGAAGAGGCGTTCGACAAGGCCGTCGAGGACGCGGTGAAGGCGCTGCCAGGGCACGTGAAGGAGTACCTGGACAACGTGACACTCGCGGTGGAGGAGATTCCCAAGGATGAGGATCTGATGGGCGAGTCCCCTCCCCTCTCCCCGTGCATCCTGGGGGTGTTCCGGGGAACGCCGGTGGGCGAGCGCCACAGCATCCTGGGCACGTTCGACCCCTACCCGGCCTCCATCGTGCTGTACCAGAAGAACCTGGAGCGCTTCGCGAAGACGCGCGAGGAGCTCATCGAGCAGATCGGCATCACGGTGATGCACGAGGTCGGACACTTGATGGGGCTCGACGAGGAGGACCTGTGGCAGCGGGGGCTGGACTGAGACGCGGGCGTTGACGGGGGAGCGCGCTCGTGGCGGTAATCGCGCGCGGTAGGACCACTGGACCTGGTGGCTGGCCCGGTCTTCAAAACCGGTGGGGGGCATGGAGACATGTCCCCGGGAGGTTCGATTCCTCTGTCCTACCGACCTTTTTCCCCTCTGAATAAGGGCGGTTGCGGCGGGTGAGTCATCGGACGCAAGTGTTCGCCGACGTTCGGGGGCGTCCGTTTGATTACGTCCCTTTTACGTCCCTGGTGAGCGCCTCTCCTCCTCTTTCATCCCTCATCGGGAAGTTGCCTTGAAGCAATGATGCCGCGCATGCCCCCTGTGCTCGCACGGAAACAGGCCGGTGCAGTCCGCCAAGATACCGGGGCTTACGACGCGTGAGGGGTCAAAGCGCAGCACGGCCACGCGGGGGCGCCCGGTTCAAGGTCGCTGACGCGCCGCCAGGGGCGGTGCCCTCCGGGCAATCTGTGAGCCGGCCAGCTCGCGCACGGCACGCGCACGACGCCCTCCCCCGCTGCTGCGGGGAATGGCTGGGGCCACCCGCCACGGGCGGCTGGAAGAAGACGGATTGGGCCTGGGTAACGTAGGGCGAGCGTGGACGAGGCCGACCTGAACTGCACATCGAGTCCGCTGTCCAGGTGAGACACCGACAATGGGGATGGAAGCAATCCTTCCTCCCTGGAGGCCTCTGACACAACGGACGGGCGGAGCGCTAAGCGCCCGGACATCAATTCTGTCTACCTGCCCCGCCCCCGGAGAGGTAGCGCAGCAGGAGCCTCACGCCGAAGGTGTACAACATTCATGTCCGGGGGCTTAGTGTGCTTGGCGCCGTACAGCAGCCGCTCGGAGTGCCGATGCCTCGGAACGGCGCGGTTGCCAGCCCAGCTCGCGGGTGCCAAGTACCTCCGAGCTGGGGCTGAGGAGGAGCAATCCTCCTCCTCAAAGTTCCCAGGGGCGCCGCAAGCAGCGGCTGCCCACGCTGCTGGTGGACCAGGGCACGGCGGACAAGTTCCTCCATGAGCAGCTGAGGCCGGAGTTGCTGCGCGAGGCCTGCGACGCCGTGGGCCAGCCCCTCAACCTGCGTATTCATGAGGGCTACGACCACGGCTACTACTTTGTGCCCACGTTCATGGAGGACCACCTGTGCCACCATGCGGTGGCGCGGAACGCGTAGCGCTAACGCAGCGCCAGGACGCTTGTCGCGACCTGAGCCAGGGCCAGTAACGCCACCGCCCACCAGAGGAGCCGTTCACGCCGTGTGATGTGGGCGGCCCTCGCTTCAAGGGCCTGTCGCGCCCCGCACTCCTCGATGGCCTGCTGCTCCCCCTCGGTCCGTAGCTGCTGGAGCGCGTCCTGCCCACGACGCTCACTCGCTTCAATCAGTCCCTGCAGGGCCGTACGCGCCGCATGGAGTTCCTCGGGCATCTTCCTCTCCAGAAGCTCCAGCCGCTGAACCTCGGCCGCGACGCGTACCTCGAGGTCCCGCAGGGCCTCCTGGTGGTGAGACCAGGCTTCGTCCAGCGCCGCAACCCGGGTCGAGCACAACTCAATGCTCCGCCGGCTCTCGGTCGCGTCCTGCTCCAGCCGTGCCACTGAGAGCTTCAGCGTTGAGAGCTGCTGCTTCGACCTTTCCAGCTCGGTGGACAGAAGACCGGTCCGTTCCGACAGCTGCTGGAACAGCCCTTGAGCCTGCTGCTCGATGAGCGCCCGCAACTCACGCTCCACCTCCTCTCCAAGGCGGGCGGTGCGGTCCAGTCCCTGAGCCATCCCCTCATATGGGGCCGAAGACTTCACGAAAAATGGGTTGTTCGCCCAGGATCTGAGCGAACCGCTCCAGCAATGGCATCAACTGCTCCTCAGGCATCATCGGGATGGCCTGGTAATATTCACATCCCTGTCGGAAGAGCGAGTAGGTGCGCGTCTTCACCGCATTGCACTTGAGGTAGCGCTCCATTCCCAGGCTTTCTCCCGCTGCGCCCAGCAGGGTCAACAGTCCACACGCGAGCGCGCTCACCAGCAACAGCCTGTCCCTCCTCTCGGGTGAGCTCACCCTCACCCACGACAGACCCATCCCGAAGCGCAAATCCTTCACGTCCCGGAACGTCTCCTCCGTACGAAACCTCTTGCCGTACAGCCCCACCACGAAAGCCGCCGTGGCCTCCTTCAGGCTCGTCGCCAGGCACCACGCATCCTCCATCCCCTTCTTCTTCACGCACACCACCGCCGGCACCGGCGCCTCGTCGTGTGTCAGGCGGGCCCCTACCAGGCGCAATGCCCTTCCTGTTTCGGGCACCCACTCCCCCGCGCTCTTCTTCTCCCCATGCTCGTCCATGACTTGAATGCACTGGAGGAAGCGCACCACGTAGTCGAACTTCAACTGCACCAGCAGGGCATAGAACTTCTGGTCTCCGAATCCCCGGTCTGCCAGTACGATGACACCCACCCCCTCGGGCACCACCTCGCGCAATCTCTGCAGCACGAAGTCCTCCGTCTCGTTGCGCATCCCCTCCAGCGCGGCCTTCTCCAACGTGTGCCACACCAGCGGCGTGGTACGCCCATGGCTCGCTACCAGTGAGGCCACCAGCGTCGTCTGTCCATCGGCGTCGAAGTCCGTCCAGTCCAGGGCAACCACGGCCTTGTCGCGCTGCCCCAACACGTACGGCACCCAGAGGGCGAACAACTCCCAGACGTTGATTCCCTGGTTGGACAACATCCGGTCCACCTGCTTCACCCCGTGCTTGCCGCGTGTCCCTCGCGCCCAGGCCAGCGCCTTTGCAATGGTGTGTATCCCCAGGCCGGCCGCGTGGATTACACCGAGCACCGCATGGGAGAGGGAGAGGATTCGTTTGGCGTGCAGGTCTTTCTCGAAGAGGGACTCCAGGAACGAATGCACCTGCTGCTCATTCAGGCGAGGCTTGCGCATGACTGCGGAGGTAATCATCGCGAGCCTACTTCACGCACCACTCAGCTTGCGAAGCGCTCCCTTGCCCCCCTTCTTAAATGAGGGGATGGCTCAGCACTCACCCAACTCTTCGAGCACGCCCAGAACGCACTCATACCAGACGTGCTTCTTCTGTCACACGAATGAATCATAAACTACGATCATGTCACTCTTGAGGCCACTGCTCGCTCATTCCTTCGCTCACCACAACTGGGAACGGCGTGGTTGTCCCAGAGTAGTTCTCCCTCACTCGTTGCCCCCTTCCTTGGAATCCGTCCAGAGCGTGATCTCAAGAAACACATTATTGCCCAACGCCGGCAAAGGCTCACTAGAAGAAGACGACGGCATCACTTGGATGCGGAGGTACTTCCCGTTGACCACGCCATTAGAATTCGCTTCGAAGTGCTCTCGACTGAGGTCGGCTAAGCACTCAGTTAGGCGCGGTTCCAAAGATTGACCGCCCGCAGCGCTTTCGATCTCTTTTCGTATCCACTCTCGGAAGGCATCGGACAGAACAATCATGGGGCCCTTGTTAACCTCGGAGTACGTCATGAGAGCCGCCAAAAAGCTTTCATCCGGCGTGCGCCTGTCCTTCACCTCCTTGGGTCGACGCCAACGAATCGTAGCACTCAGAGGCACGGCAGGTGGAGGATTAATCTGGGTGCCGACGCGACCAAGTGACCGAAGTGCTTCCTCTTTCACTTCTTGGGCGAACACTTCATTCATCAACTGCACCCGCTTGAAAACTTCGCTCTCAAGGTATTCTACAGATTTGGTAAACGCCGCCTTCGTATTCCACTCAATGAGCGAATACATTTCTTTATCACCTTGAGCATTGGGATGGACCCGCAGATGGCAGAGCGCGCCCCCTCTCCCTGCCTTCCCATACAACCGCTGCGTGGCATGGACTTTCACGTCGTTGAATGGACTCGCCTTGCCCGGTACGCACAGCACCTCCAGACTGGGCTCGCATCGTGCCAAGTCACACGCAGGCGTGATGACCAGCAGGTACTGACTAGGGTCTGCCGCCAACATCAGCACCTCGCCAAAGCGCAACCGTTCCTCACGCCCCAACCCAGGACCGAACACCACCTCTGAAAAGAGGTCGAAGAGCACTTTGGACTGCGACAACTGGCCCGTAAAGCCAATCTGCTTACTGTCGATAGGCGTAGACTTCTGCTCATTACTCAAGCGCCGCGCCTTGGCAGCAACAAACTCAGAGAACAGCCAGGTGAGATATTCACCTAGTGTCTCACCTTCAGCCTCCAACCGGGCAAGATTGAGCAACACCAAGTCGTGAGTCTCCAGGACCTCTGTCATCTCGACCAAGGTGCCAGCCGCATCACTGATCGACTTCGCGAGGTTCTCGATGATCGCGACCAGCGATTTGTTCGCTTCGAAGGATTGAAGTTTGCGATCAAGTCTAGCCTTGACGAATTCTTTTGTTATATCCTGCTTGCGCATCACTTCGAAGAAAGCGCTTTGCTTGCGAACCATCGCACGAACGCGCTGCTGGGTATCGATGTTAGCCCTCGATGACATGAAGAACAACAACTGAGGCCGCCTCAGCAGTTCGGCATTGTCTTTGATGCGATCCAGCGCTGCTTGAAGTTGCTCTTCCTTGCCGAGGAAGAAGTCAACAAATGCGAGATCGGCTGTACTCAAAGCCTCGCTAGCCTCTTCAAGACTCGCATATGCACTAACATTGGACTCACCTAACTCCTCGGATAGCAGTCCGCGCACCATGGAAGCTTTATTTACATCTGCCTTCCGATTCAACTCCTCCGTCTCAAACAACATATCGAGTCCGACGTCCCTCAACTCTCCAGAGTTGAGGCGCTTCCAGAGATCTCGGAGGTGCTCAGAAGAGGAAGTCAGTTCCTCTAAAAGCCTTCCGATATCCTTGATTCCAAGATGACTAAAGGCGGCGAGAAGGCTTTCGGGCGCACCTGGCGTCGCAAGGACATAATCGGTCCAGCGGTCCTTGTCCTCCGAACGGACTGTTCCTGACGGAGGTGGCCCAAACGCATCATCGATCACCACTGCGGTCTTGTACTTCCACGACATGCTGCCCCCTCGCCTTAAGCGGCGTCCACGCCGAACTTCAGGATGAAAACCCGGTGCAAGCCGTCGGCGTCTGGCGGTCCTAGCGATAGCGACGCTTTGTTCTCCTGTGCAAGGCGTCGCGCAATGTATAGGCCCAGACCACGCCCAGCCTGCGGTGGCTTGGTCGTGAAGAACTGCTCGAAGATCTGCTCAGAGCGCTGCTTCGGAATTCCTGGACCGTTGTCCCTGAAACGAATCTCCCGTCGACGGCGATCCAACGTAATCGTAATCTGCCCCGGTTCGCTCGGATTCAGCTGATTAGAAATCCAATAGAAGGAGTTATTGAGCAAGTTGTCGAGGATCTGCAGGATCTGGCCTTTCTCGAACGTCTCGCGAAAGGAACCCTTTCCGCCTTCGTCAACCACTTTGACCTCGATCTGCTCTCGCGCCGCGCGATTGGCATGGAACTCAACTAGCAGACTCACGACCTCATTGACGTCGTTTTCACGGCGCTGCTGCCGCCCTGGAATGCTGAGTTCGTCGAGGATACGGACCCGGCGATCAAGGGTTTTCAGCTGGGCCTCGATCACCTGCGGGGAAAACTTCTTTGCCGCGACAGCCTGCAAGGTGTCGTGCGTGACCCGTGCTAGTTCATGAGCAATGAACTCCAGCATCAAGCCAACGCCCGCCAGATGCATGAACCGATCAAGGTCTTCCTCGAAGTTCTCGATCCGAAGTTTGGCGCGTTCCCACGCCTCGCTGACCTCCTCGAGATGCTCCATCACCTTGCCGACGCTGTCACTCTCCTGGGGCACGCGCGCTCGGATGGCTTTCAGGCTTTTGATCGCACCGTCCTTGGAAGTGGAGATTCGATTCTCGACATCCGTCACCACTTCATCAAGGGGCGGCTCCTTCTTGCGTTCCACATCCTCAAGAAAAGCCTTGCAGAATCCCAAAATCACGTAGCGCAAGAGTCGGCGCAGTGCTTCCTTCTCGTAGGAGTTGCGGAATCCCTCCCGGTTCGTTTGGTCCTGCAACTTCGGGTTGGCAATGGAGGAGATGCGGAGATAGCCCACCATCTGCGCCCGATTGAGTTTATACGCACTGGACGAAAGGGCCTTGCGGTCCAAATCAAGCCAGTCGTCGGAGCGCTCTCCGTACGGGTAGACCCGGTAACCATCGCGGTACACCAAAAAGCCGCCACCCCAGTCGTTCAAGAAACCCTTCACTGCATTCTCGTAGAGCGGAGGGTTGTCACGCATCAGACGGCCGCGGTTGAACCAGTAGAACTTCATCTCCCACGGACCTAAGCTTTCCAACGCTTTGGCGACAAACTCCGCATCGACAAGCAGATCTTTCTTCTTGGCTTTTTTTCGAGAAGGCTCTTCTCTCACGCACGCGCGGAGATGATCACCTTCTAGTGTATCCGTGTTTTGACTACTCAGCCTTCGGTAGTCCACGAACATGCGCAGGACCGGCTGATCTTTGTCGTTGTACTCTAGACGAGCTTCGCAGACGGCATCAGCATGGTTGAGCGGTTCTCGGTCAAAACTGGGGACTTTAACTTCTTTCCCTTGGAACTGCACACGCATGAACTTGTTCGCCCGGAAGTCCGTATAGACGTCCTTCATTTTGGCTAGGTCTGCTCTAACAATGCTGGAAATCTTTTCCGGAGACCAGTCTGCCTGTAGGTCATGAATGTAGATCCAGGTTCCGGACGAACCGATCTCGGTTGATTCGCAAGGTTCTTTCACTGCTTTAAATACCAGCGAAGATGCTTCGGCTTGGATGTCCGCGAATGCTTCACGCCAATCAAGAAGAAGGATGTTCCAGTTCTGCTCGCCGGTCTTCTTGGTTTTCACCCTGATGTAGTGGCCAAGCCGCATCGCCGCAAGGCGACCAATGCCTTTCTCACCAAGCGGGATGCCGGCAATGGCTTTGTCATAGCGGAAGTGAAGCCGCGATACCGTCCGGGTCATCAGCTCCACAAATTGAGTTTTCTCGGCCCTCCGTACCGGAGTACCGACCGTCATGTAGTTCTGCTCCAACTCCTCCATCCCCATCCCTGAGCCAGAATCCTTGACCAAGATGCAGCTACTAAAGACATAAGCATCGTGCAGGCGTTTTTGGGTCTCCTGCCGCGATGACGGAACGCCGTATTTCTCGAAGAATCTTTGTTGTACCTCGGGGGTACCCCCGGCTTCTTCAACGTGGTTGCGCACGCCTTCATGGAAGACTTTAAGGTCGACACCACTGTCCAGTGCCCCCATCAACTGATCGTAGGCGGAGTAAGGCAGCGCAACATCTACGTGGATGTCCACGGTCTTGGATTTCGCATCCAGCGAGTTCTTGACCAGTTCGTAGATGGCCACTGAATCCGAGCTGATGAGTTCAGCCCCCAGCTCCACCAGAACACGCGCATTGAATTTGAAACCGATGCTGTTGGCCACCTAGTCACTCCTCTCGTGCGGTTACCGCCCACCGCTGAAGCCGTTCATGAACAGCACAAGCACAGCGGACTTGCGGACTTCGCAGCTGTGCTCCTGATCGACCAGAGTCTACTTTCCCATTTTCCCCTTGTTCTTCGTGCCGCGAGTCACAAGAACCCTGCGGCAGTGCGGAGCCGTGCTGGGCATCATGCGGCGGGAGCGGCATGAGCACGGCAAAATCCGACCTCCGCAGGGTGTCTTGCAGTCCAGACTGACGCGAGGCTACTACCTCGGCCATCCTAGAGCTGGCAGATCAAGCAGGCACGGTCATCGTCGTCCTCCTCCTCTGCGCCTCCAAGTACTTGGAGTAGAGTTGCTCCCTTCGGAGTCCGACGAGCCTTCTTCCGCTCCCAATCTTGCTTGATCGCCGCCATGCGTTCCGGCCGCTCGAGTTCCGTCAGAGACTCGTTCCCGCTCCAATAGAACGGGTTGTACTTGTCATCGTTCGCCTGCTCATAACGTTTGGCTTGCTCAAACAGCGCGGGGTACTTCTCCTTCAAGCGTACCCACTCAATCTTCTGTTGATAGAAACAGAAATAGCACCCTGAGCGGGTACGGCCCCATTCTGTATACTTGGGCAGCCCCAACCCTGAGTCCTCGAGGATTCTCTGGATATCGGCGTAGACAAGTCCGTCTTCACGAAATGGGTACACCGGGGTGATGTTCGACTTATGGCTGATGTACCCTTCACGTTCTTCATCGGCACGCAAACCGATGTAATTCAGTACCGTGTCGGAGCCGACATACGCCTCGAAAGGCTTCAACTTCAACTGGCGAGTACACCAGCGGCGATTGTTCGAAGGAATCATCTTCCCATAGATACGCCACCAGTGCTCAAAGCCACGCTCCGCGGTCGTCTTGACGATCGGTTTACCAAGATATGCCTCAAGGCGCTCAAGATAGGCGTAGGTTTCCGGCAACTCCATCTGCGAGTCGTGGAAGATGTACTCCATCTCGGGAACTCGATCGCGCATATACACCGCGAGCGCGGCACTGTCCTTGCCGCCCGATAGACTCAATATGTGACGTACGGGTTTGCTCATGATACCTCGTCGTGCGATTCGCGCTCATTACGGGCGAGTTCTCTCATGAGCACCCGGGTGGCAGCCACAATACCTATCCGCCCACTGAATTGCCGAAGCACCGGCGCGAGCTTTGCCTCAGCGGTTCGTACCAGTTCCTCCTCGTTGGGACTGACTTGCAGCACACGATCGAGTTCGACACCGTCCGGCTTGGTGATTGCCACGCGCAGCAGCGCCGCCGATGTCGGCTTCCCAGAAGGAAAATGCATCGCCTGGATGCGGCGGAATCGACGCGCAAGGTTCACGATCTGCTCACCGAATTGGTCGACGTCCACATCGACCCACTTTGCGGGTGGCTTCTCGCACACAAAACTGGCCACTGACTCAAGCCACTCGTTGTCGCCCAGCTTCGTATCCACAAGACGTAGACACAGTGCTCTGAGTTTCGGCTCGCCTATTGAACCCACGACGGGCTCGACCAGCGTGCGCAGCCCATTCCTGGTATCAGCACCACACTCGAAAGCTTCCGCCAGGGTATCTCGAATTCGCGCCAGTAGCTCACTGTATGCCAGCTTGAGTTCGTCGTGCGCTCTCTTCAGAGAAGAAACAAACTCGCTCGCTCGCTCGCGTGTAGGGCCACGACCAGTCGAACTGAATGGCTCGACTCCGCACGCACGTGGCAGATCCGTGAAAAGAAGAGGTGCCGGTTCCTTAGCTGATGTGAGAGCGGTGCGAACCGCACGCGCTGTGGCGCTCAAGCGTTGGGTCTTCTGCGTGTATAGCGGAAGACCCGCAGCAAACACGCAGAGCGGCCTCACTACATCCAAGATGTCGGGCTTACTGGTGCTTGGGACGTTGTCCGGCAGAAGGACGCGCACCAAGTGTTCGAACAGCGTCGCTCGGACCCCAGCGACCTTGCAGTACTGGATCTCGAAGGTTTCTGGCGCCTTTGCAAGCCGATGCATTTCGGCCCCGGTCATTTGACGCAGGAAGATGCCGTTCTCGTAGAACGCGAGCTCGTTCTCATGAAGCTGCGCCATCACGGCTAGGAGCAAAAGTCCTACCCCATCGCGAATCCCATAGGGTGGGCGGTACATCTCGTCCAAAAGCTGGGTCACGGGCACCCGAGCATCCTGCTGCTCTCTGAGGACTTCAAGCATCCGCGCAAGCACCGGACGAAGCTTGCAAGGATCGGTCGGCGGCGGCTCAACAAACTTGTACACACCGCTCACCTTCCTGTGAAGGCCGCCCGCATCCAGGACCGACAAATACATCGACATCTCGGGAGGCGCCTTATCCGCATCCATGCCAAGATATGGCTCGGACACTGCCGACGAAAAGGCTCGCTCGATCAGTCGCATTCTTGCTGCTGCTGCCGCCGAACTCAATTGTCGGCGATTAATCAATTCGTTCTTGATCTCCGGTGCTCGATTGAAGACTTCGTCGCATATCACGGAAATACGAGCAAGCAGGTCCCGGGCGCCATCAATGGCAGTTGCGCTTCCCTGGAAGAACCATTGAAGTTCGGTTCGGCCAGCG
This DNA window, taken from Cystobacter ferrugineus, encodes the following:
- a CDS encoding phosphoadenosine phosphosulfate reductase family protein, with product MSKPVRHILSLSGGKDSAALAVYMRDRVPEMEYIFHDSQMELPETYAYLERLEAYLGKPIVKTTAERGFEHWWRIYGKMIPSNNRRWCTRQLKLKPFEAYVGSDTVLNYIGLRADEEREGYISHKSNITPVYPFREDGLVYADIQRILEDSGLGLPKYTEWGRTRSGCYFCFYQQKIEWVRLKEKYPALFEQAKRYEQANDDKYNPFYWSGNESLTELERPERMAAIKQDWERKKARRTPKGATLLQVLGGAEEEDDDDRACLICQL